The DNA sequence CCCTCCCCGGCCGCTCAAGCGTCCGACCCTCCCGTAAGCGGGAAGGTGAAGGAAATCGCATTCACTCTCCCCCTGGGAGAGTCGGACCTCCGGCCCGGTGCGAGCCCTCCCCGGCCGCTCAAGCGTCCGACCCTCCCGTAAGCGGGAAGGTGAAGGAAATCGCATTCCACTCTCCCCCTGGGAGAGTCGGGCCTCCGGCCCGGTGAGGGTTCTTCTCTGCCGCCGCTCCTCTCGCAATCGGTCATTGCAGGGGGCCGATGTCGCTGATCGTTACGTCGCCGGTGATTCCGCGCAGCCTAACGGTGATCTGGCCGTGAACCGGATGGGCCAGTGTAATTGCAGCCGTACTCGTCGTGCCGTCAGGATAAAACAGAACTGGCTGGCTGTACCCTTCGGCTTGATTGCTCAGGTTCGCTTGTTGCACTTCGAGTGCCCGCGCCGTCGCGACGACCGCGACCGACTGGACGGTCACGTCTTCGGGCAACGTGACTTCGCGATTGTCGCTCGGGTCTTGAACGAGCGTAACCTGCTGGCCTTGGTCGGCGCCGTTCAGCATTGCGGACTGTGATCCAGTTTGATCGACCGCGTTGACCGAATCGGTCAGCGACACATACGGGCGGACTCGGATCGAGCCGCCTTCGAGCATGCCGTCAAGCATCATAATGCGGCCTTCGCGCATCGCATCGACCCGCGCGAGCATCAATTCTTCGCGGACGATCTTAGCCCCGCGAACGACGCGTCGATCTCCCAACAGCCATGCGATTTGGGGCAGGGCAACCGAAGCGAGCACGCTCATGATCGCCAGCACCAACAGCAACTCCAACAGCGTGAACCCGGGCCGAATCGTCCGAGCATCACGCGATAAACGGGCAATAAAAACGAGAGAGAGTCGACGCGATCGCATTACTTGGAGACAACGATGTCGTCGTCGGAGTTCATTTGACCGTCGATCCCAGCACTGCGGATTTCAAAGGTGTTACCGCTGGCCTTGTATTCGAATGGATTTCCCCAGGCATCGGTGGGGATTTCGTCGATGATCGGCGCGACCCACTTGGCTTTCTTAGCAGAATCCGACGGACCGTCCTTCAGCTCTTCCAGCGACGATGGCATGCCACCGATGCGGATTTGGTACATGTCGATGTTGCTCTTGAGCATCTTCATTTGCGTGGTAGTCGCATCGACATTCGCACTGTCTCGCGTTCCGACAACATTGACCGCCACGATTCCACCCAAGACGACCAGGATGGCGAGCACGAGCAAGAGTTCCAACAACGTGAATCCCGACCGCCGCGACCGGCGATGTCGTGCAGGTTGCGATACTTGAACAGGTGACGGCAAAATGTGGTGTGATTGCATGGGGAAGGCAGGAGCTAATTTGTATGCGAGGATCGAATCGGGGCGGAGAACCACCTTTCGGAGCAACGTTTGTCGGTCGCCGTCGGCGGGTGAAACACGAATACAGATAATATTCTGTTCGGTGCTTTCAAGTCGAAAGCGAGGTCGTGTTCGCAGTCTCGGTGCCACATTGTAATTTGCGGGCCACCTGCCGGTCGACACGCCGTTTCGACGCCCAGGTATATTAACCGACGACTCTTCTGAAAGTTTCGTCATCGATGCCGGATCTTGGCAATCGCCCACAAAATCTGCTGCATCACCGAAGCCCCGCG is a window from the Roseiconus lacunae genome containing:
- a CDS encoding prepilin-type N-terminal cleavage/methylation domain-containing protein, whose protein sequence is MRSRRLSLVFIARLSRDARTIRPGFTLLELLLVLAIMSVLASVALPQIAWLLGDRRVVRGAKIVREELMLARVDAMREGRIMMLDGMLEGGSIRVRPYVSLTDSVNAVDQTGSQSAMLNGADQGQQVTLVQDPSDNREVTLPEDVTVQSVAVVATARALEVQQANLSNQAEGYSQPVLFYPDGTTSTAAITLAHPVHGQITVRLRGITGDVTISDIGPLQ
- a CDS encoding type II secretion system protein GspG — its product is MQSHHILPSPVQVSQPARHRRSRRSGFTLLELLLVLAILVVLGGIVAVNVVGTRDSANVDATTTQMKMLKSNIDMYQIRIGGMPSSLEELKDGPSDSAKKAKWVAPIIDEIPTDAWGNPFEYKASGNTFEIRSAGIDGQMNSDDDIVVSK